TCCCGCTGCAATTCTCCGCGTAAAATGTTCGCCGATGTTATAAACCGCAGGGGGTAGCGTATAAAAAGACTGGAATGGAAATTCCCACCGCAGTGTTCGCGCAGAAATTGCTAGACTCATATCTGTTCACGGTGGTTAGTGAATATGAAGTGGTTCGCGCTTATCGCCTGCGTTTTAATAATCGATTCGGTGGACCGGGTGAGTGCTTCGCCAATTTCTAACGAGTCTTCTTACTACGGCGAGGGAGTTGCAGGTATCGCAGCAATTAATCGATAGAAGGGATATGTCGGTCCCTGTCTAACGAATCTTCATTTGAGTTCtaaacttatttttcttttaataatatcTTCGGTAGATTGCAAAGGGTCGCGGCAGGAATTCTACAACAGAATGAAGGAGGTGAAGTGCAGGCCGCGGAAAAGCTTAGAGAAGCTAAATGCGGATCGTAGGTACACCTTCCTCCCAAACGTAGTACCAGTGAATAGGTGCGACGGTTTCTGCGGCGATCAATTGGTCTGCATTCCCACGAGAACGCAGAGGAAGCTGATTCTCGTGAAGAGGAGCCGCGACGCCCTGTCGCGCGATATGATCTGCTACCGCGTCTACGTCGAGGAACACACGCAATGCAGGTAGAACGCTTTATGATCAGTGGCGCGTTgaacggatacaaatatttttaatgcaaattcaataaaatccatTAGGTGAtcgtacaaatttatttaatgaatagagtccagttttattttctttttacaaagctcttgaatcacTTCAGCCGTGGTTACATCAATCTCCTTTTTCTCTGGGTGCGCTACTGCTTATGATTATAGAATTAGCGAATTTGGAGATACGAGGCGTACACGTTTGGATTCCAAAGTCACTTTGGAATACTAGGTTTAGAGAACTACTTATGAAACGATGGACCAAAATTCTAATCCTATCCTCCGATTCTTTGCTCCTTAAAAGGCCTGCTACGGTAACCTTGACACACTGCAACCACTGCGTCTGATTGGAATTAGGGAAGGCAGTCGAGGAAGGCTTATAAATAGGCAAAGTAAACTGACTCGGTAAAGTTTCCTTCGCACTGGCTGCGGCTTTATTTTTAGATGCAAGTGTAAAGTAACAGAGAAGGACTGTAACGAGTATCAGCAGTACAAGGCGGATGAGTGTGCATGCGAGTGCGACAATTTCCAGGAACAGGACGCCTGCACCTTCAGGAGGAAAATGGTGTGGAACCCGGAGAAGTGCAGATGCATTTGCGCCGTGCCTGAAGAGGAATGCTCCACGGGGTTGGAGTGGATTCCATCGGTTTGCAGGTGAGTCTGAATGTGTTGCTCCAATGGTTGGGATTCTGAGAACTATGATGTGTTTCAGCTGCCGCAAAGTTATGCCGTTGGCGCAAGGCTGAGGAACCTGGACCATTGGAACCGATTCAGCGTGGACATCGATTCCAAACATCATCCTACATGTATAAAAGTCTTTTCGACGTAACATTCAATCCTTGTTCACGTTAGATGTGCGATAGTTTAATCGATTTTATAAGCATTTGTACGACACTTTGGTAATACACATCGAACGTTTCATTCGCCCCTAGTCTCTGCGCCGCGTTCTCCAGCACTTTCAGCTGACATTGTTCGCCAGCACGTTCAGGTAATCGCCGAAATTGGTCCAAGTGTGGTCCCAGAAGTTGGGATTCGCTCTGCCGTCCCAGGGAAGGTTCCCAGGCAGCACCGCGGTGGCGTTCCATTTTCTCAGCTCGTCCTGCAGCGAGCTGG
This portion of the Andrena cerasifolii isolate SP2316 chromosome 9, iyAndCera1_principal, whole genome shotgun sequence genome encodes:
- the LOC143373340 gene encoding uncharacterized protein LOC143373340, yielding MKWFALIACVLIIDSVDRVSASPISNESSYYGEGVADCKGSRQEFYNRMKEVKCRPRKSLEKLNADRRYTFLPNVVPVNRCDGFCGDQLVCIPTRTQRKLILVKRSRDALSRDMICYRVYVEEHTQCRCKCKVTEKDCNEYQQYKADECACECDNFQEQDACTFRRKMVWNPEKCRCICAVPEEECSTGLEWIPSVCSCRKVMPLAQG